The following proteins come from a genomic window of Thermoleophilia bacterium:
- a CDS encoding molybdopterin-binding protein gives MSAHADGRVVSLNVSTTKGVPKTPVTKVVLVAGHGIEGDAHAGPWHRQVSLLALESIVRMQHLGAQVGPGAFGENVTTEGVVVHRLPVGSRLHLGSVAAEVTQIGKVCHDHCNIYRLAGDCVMPREGIFVRVLEDGDLCVGDAITLDRVSLIRAAVLTVSDKGSQGQRDDESGAVLAAALRALGVRSIERAIVPDEIGDISAALLRWADESPVNLILTTGGTGLTARDRTPEATLTVLEREAPGFAEAMRAGSLAKTPHAMLSRAVSGTRGTTLIINMPGSPRACREQFAMIEPALPHAVEKLLDLGSDCASLTPATR, from the coding sequence ATGAGCGCTCACGCGGATGGGCGGGTGGTATCACTGAACGTTTCCACCACCAAGGGTGTGCCCAAGACGCCTGTGACGAAGGTGGTGCTGGTGGCCGGTCACGGCATCGAGGGCGACGCGCATGCGGGTCCGTGGCATCGTCAGGTCAGTCTGCTGGCGCTTGAGAGCATCGTTCGCATGCAACACTTGGGTGCGCAGGTCGGGCCCGGCGCGTTCGGGGAGAACGTCACCACCGAGGGAGTTGTGGTCCATCGCTTGCCGGTAGGGTCTCGCCTGCATCTCGGGTCCGTGGCTGCGGAGGTCACTCAGATCGGCAAGGTGTGTCACGATCACTGCAATATCTACCGCCTTGCCGGCGATTGCGTGATGCCGCGCGAAGGCATCTTCGTCCGCGTGCTCGAGGATGGCGATCTGTGCGTTGGAGACGCCATCACGCTGGATCGTGTCTCGCTCATTCGCGCCGCGGTGCTGACGGTCAGCGATAAGGGATCCCAGGGGCAGCGTGATGACGAAAGCGGAGCAGTCTTGGCGGCAGCGTTGAGGGCTCTCGGCGTGCGCTCAATCGAGCGCGCCATTGTTCCCGACGAGATAGGGGACATCTCGGCGGCGTTGCTTCGTTGGGCGGACGAGTCGCCGGTCAATCTGATCTTGACGACCGGCGGGACGGGGTTGACGGCACGCGACAGAACGCCGGAGGCGACGCTGACGGTGCTGGAACGTGAGGCTCCAGGTTTCGCCGAGGCGATGCGAGCGGGTTCCCTGGCGAAGACTCCGCACGCCATGCTGTCTCGCGCGGTGAGCGGCACACGCGGGACGACTTTGATCATCAATATGCCCGGGAGTCCGCGCGCGTGCCGCGAGCAATTCGCCATGATTGAGCCGGCGCTGCCACACGCCGTCGAGAAGTTGTTGGATCTCGGCAGCGATTGCGCGTCGCTCACGCCTGCGACTCGGTAA